TCATCCAGCTGATGGCAATGGGCCGCGGGTAGAAGCCGTGAGCGTGGCAGGACAAGGTCAGGATCCCGTCGGCCTCCTTCCCCCACACTCGCACCTTGGGCCGCTCTGCCGATTGGTGACGTTGTGGGCCGGGCTGAGCTCCACACACTgagcccctgccccacacccagcccagccccaagTCCCCCTCCCatcctcacctctccttttcACTGCCGCCTTCCCATGCTCCAGGTATCTCCTCAAGTTCTGAACGCAGACAGTCCCCAGCTCATGCTTCCATCTCTCAGCATAcgtcccttcctcctcccatctCCTCTTGGTGATTTCTGCCACCGGATCCGCCGCAGTGAACGTCATCGTGTCCATATCAAAGGCGAGGAAGTCTCTCCCATCAAATGCATACTGATCGTACCCTCGGATGCTGCCGTCCTCCAGGATGTCACAGCCGATCATCATCTGCATCGTGTGAGACCCTGAGGCACAGCCAGAGTGATAGGTGAGAGGCTTCTTGGGCTGTGGGGCACCGTGAGTGCCATGGGTctggggtggggtgggtgggcgcaggagcagggcagcccagggacagTGCCACCACACATGGAcggcccagcacagctgggcgTGGGGCACGGCCAGACATCAGTGGGGCTGGCGGACACCCTCggcacacagagctcctgtCCCAGACGCATCGCGCTGCAGCTTCCCCCACGCTCACCTTTACTTTTGTTGTAGCGTTCCGGCAGCCTGCTCAGGAACCAGTCAAAATCCCGCTCACCGCCCTGGGCCTTCTGGGTCTGCACAGCCCAGTGCTCCTGGTCCTCCTGCGGCAGCATCTCCACGATGGGCTGTGCAGTCCTGCTCTTACTGTCGTAGATACCGAAGATTTTGTCGTCCACGTACCCGACGATCACGAACCGCGGCATCCCGGGGCCGGGATTCGTAATCCCGGTCAGGAAGTAGCGCAGGGAGTGCAACCCTGCGGGGACAGACGGCGACAGAGCCGTGAGCCGCGGGTGGGGGTCCCGCGGAGGCAGCCCCGGCGTCGGGGAGCGGGGAGCCGCGGGTCCCGGTGCCGGGGGCAGCCCGATCCCGCAGTACACACCGCACACCGCCGCGCCCAGGgcgccaagcagcagcagcagcagcagcagcagcagcagcagcagcagcagcagcagcagcagcagcagcagcagcagcagccgcagccgcagccgcagccgcagccgcagccgcagccgcagccgcagccgcagccgcagccgcagccgcagccgcagccgcagccccagcaccaccacctcgCTCGGACCCATCGCACCGCTCCGCTCTGCGGAGACCCCAGGCTCCGCACAGCTTCATAAATGGTACCTCCGCTCCTCCCGGCCAATGGAGTCCGTGAGCGCGGGTGACGTCACCGGGCGCCAGGCAGATCTCGCTCGTGAGGGTTGTCAAAAGTGAAAGCGAAAGTTCGGAGGACAGGAGGGGACGAGCGGGTCCCTGTGGCGACCCCGGGaatgaagggaagaagggaaggagccGTCCGCCAGAGCGCGGTCGAGGGCCGCGATGGGAGCACCACCAGTGTGGGGCACGCGGAACGCTCCTCCCAGCAAGGATAGGTTGGGTGCAGAGAGGCACAGAGACCCCAAGGGTGGGAAGGATCACCATTGATCCCCACCCGACAGGGAATGATCCCGAGGGCAGCGGCTACAAGCATCACCTCAGCTCTgctaaaccccccacaattcaggaggtaacagttagagacctgctactccaactggactgccacaagtccatgggaccggatgagattcacccgagagtgctgagagaactggcagaggtgatagccgagccgctttccatcatctatcagtgctccttgttgacgggtgaggtcccagaagtctggaggcttgc
The DNA window shown above is from Gallus gallus isolate bGalGal1 chromosome 16, bGalGal1.mat.broiler.GRCg7b, whole genome shotgun sequence and carries:
- the LOC121106918 gene encoding class I histocompatibility antigen, F10 alpha chain-like isoform X1; translation: MEKEWRCFRAWGSAPVPSRPVPSHNAAGSDGSSCNRARFAYCKLRVFTMGSGLAGWAEKEIEGVPKACDSLKGPARPLLSSELSLSLLTTLTSEICLAPGDVTRAHGLHWPGGAEVPFMKLCGAWGLRRAERCDGSERGLHSLRYFLTGITNPGPGMPRFVIVGYVDDKIFGIYDSKSRTAQPIVEMLPQEDQEHWAVQTQKAQGGERDFDWFLSRLPERYNKSKGSHTMQMMIGCDILEDGSIRGYDQYAFDGRDFLAFDMDTMTFTAADPVAEITKRRWEEEGTYAERWKHELGTVCVQNLRRYLEHGKAAVKRRERPKVRVWGKEADGILTLSCHAHGFYPRPIAISWMKDGMVRDQETRWGGIVPNRDGTYHASAAIDVLPEDRDNYRCRVEHASLPQPGLFSWEPLPNLIPGGAGAVVTIVFVIAAVVGLEVWKRKSGKEKKDYEAAAGHDGESSGSATALVWNGGSGGVPVVGAVPVPCAPPLGPRPGQYWAQPSLENPQGGESGCGCGPT
- the LOC121106918 gene encoding class I histocompatibility antigen, F10 alpha chain-like isoform X5, which translates into the protein MGLHSLRYFLTGITNPGPGMPRFVIVGYVDDKIFGIYDSKSRTAQPIVEMLPQEDQEHWAVQTQKAQGGERDFDWFLSRLPERYNKSKGSHTMQMMIGCDILEDGSIRGYDQYAFDGRDFLAFDMDTMTFTAADPVAEITKRRWEEEGTYAERWKHELGTVCVQNLRRYLEHGKAAVKRRERPKVRVWGKEADGILTLSCHAHGFYPRPIAISWMKDGMVRDQETRWGGIVPNRDGTYHASAAIDVLPEDRDNYRCRVEHASLPQPGLFSWEPLPNLIPGGAGAVVTIVFVIAAVVGLEVWKRKSGKEKKDYEAAAGHDGESSGSATALVWNGGSGGVPVVGAVPVPCAPPLGPRPGQYWAQPSLENPQGGESGCGCGPT
- the LOC121106918 gene encoding class I histocompatibility antigen, F10 alpha chain-like isoform X3, with the translated sequence MGPSEVVVLGLRLRLRLRLRLRLRLRLRLRLRLRLRLRLLLLLLLLLLLLLLLLLLLLLLLLLGALGAAVCGLHSLRYFLTGITNPGPGMPRFVIVGYVDDKIFGIYDSKSRTAQPIVEMLPQEDQEHWAVQTQKAQGGERDFDWFLSRLPERYNKSKGSHTMQMMIGCDILEDGSIRGYDQYAFDGRDFLAFDMDTMTFTAADPVAEITKRRWEEEGTYAERWKHELGTVCVQNLRRYLEHGKAAVKRRERPKVRVWGKEADGILTLSCHAHGFYPRPIAISWMKDGMVRDQETRWGGIVPNRDGTYHASAAIDVLPEDRDNYRCRVEHASLPQPGLFSWEPLPNLIPGGAGAVVTIVFVIAAVVGLEVWKRKSGKEKKDYEAAAGHDGESSGSATALVWNGGSGGVPVVGAVPVPCAPPLGPRPGQYWAQPSLENPQGGESGCGCGPT
- the LOC121106918 gene encoding class I histocompatibility antigen, F10 alpha chain-like isoform X8; the encoded protein is MPRFVIVGYVDDKIFGIYDSKSRTAQPIVEMLPQEDQEHWAVQTQKAQGGERDFDWFLSRLPERYNKSKGSHTMQMMIGCDILEDGSIRGYDQYAFDGRDFLAFDMDTMTFTAADPVAEITKRRWEEEGTYAERWKHELGTVCVQNLRRYLEHGKAAVKRRERPKVRVWGKEADGILTLSCHAHGFYPRPIAISWMKDGMVRDQETRWGGIVPNRDGTYHASAAIDVLPEDRDNYRCRVEHASLPQPGLFSWEPLPNLIPGGAGAVVTIVFVIAAVVGLEVWKRKSGKEKKDYEAAAGHDGESSGSATALVWNGGSGGVPVVGAVPVPCAPPLGPRPGQYWAQPSLENPQGGESGCGCGPT